The following are encoded together in the Candidatus Bandiella woodruffii genome:
- the dnaA gene encoding chromosomal replication initiator protein DnaA, giving the protein MQALNIIPVPNNEQGYGEAIWTRTLSNLKQLIKADQFKTWLDDAKFLTLSEDTLIISVKTNFVREWLINNYFLMIKQEIAKIDGKIKKFSVKVDQDIEKKCEVSQSYDKADIHHNVFSRLNPKFTFKNYVVGASNHLAYEISKDISSQNIPYSHNSIFYIHSHVGMGKTHLLQSIAEEMTRNSPSHKVGYLSAEKFMHNFVNAVKNNTLFELRNKINEIDTFLIDDIQFICGKESTQKEFTLTLNSIIEFGKTIVIASSLPAHMLDLADERTKSLLISSNTVHINSPDHQLRLEILEHYNANNTIKFNSQILNLIAEKITTNVRELEAALNNLTTYLSISGKEASVENICLYIHNYMKSSFKKITTENIIKSVAKFYRVSNADILSKKRTQKLVLAREIIAYLAKEITSDSLKLIGEKIGNRNHATVLYYLNKLQPLINNDSNLAGHINTIKSSISV; this is encoded by the coding sequence ATGCAGGCTTTAAACATCATTCCAGTACCCAATAATGAACAAGGATATGGAGAGGCGATATGGACAAGAACTTTGTCAAACTTAAAACAGTTGATCAAAGCAGACCAGTTTAAAACTTGGTTGGATGATGCAAAATTTTTGACTCTTAGTGAAGACACGCTAATAATCTCTGTTAAGACCAACTTTGTCAGAGAATGGTTGATTAACAATTATTTTTTAATGATTAAACAAGAAATTGCCAAGATAGATGGGAAAATAAAGAAATTTTCAGTTAAGGTAGACCAAGATATTGAAAAAAAGTGTGAGGTATCTCAATCATATGATAAGGCTGACATTCACCACAATGTATTTTCCAGATTAAATCCTAAATTTACGTTTAAAAATTATGTTGTAGGGGCCAGCAATCATCTTGCATATGAAATCAGTAAAGACATTTCATCCCAAAATATTCCTTATAGTCATAACAGTATATTTTATATCCACTCACATGTTGGGATGGGGAAAACTCACTTGTTGCAATCAATAGCTGAGGAAATGACCAGAAATTCTCCATCTCATAAAGTTGGTTATCTGAGTGCTGAAAAATTCATGCATAATTTTGTTAATGCAGTAAAAAATAACACCCTATTTGAATTAAGAAACAAAATTAATGAGATAGACACTTTCTTAATAGATGACATACAGTTTATATGCGGCAAAGAAAGCACTCAAAAAGAATTTACTTTAACCTTAAATTCAATCATTGAATTTGGAAAAACTATTGTTATTGCTTCAAGTTTGCCTGCTCATATGCTTGACTTAGCTGATGAAAGAACTAAGTCGTTGCTCATTTCCAGTAATACAGTGCACATTAATTCGCCCGATCATCAGTTGCGTCTTGAAATTTTAGAGCACTACAATGCTAACAACACTATAAAATTTAATTCCCAAATTTTAAATTTAATAGCTGAGAAAATTACAACGAATGTAAGGGAGCTAGAAGCTGCTTTGAATAACTTAACAACATATTTATCAATTTCTGGCAAAGAAGCTTCGGTAGAAAACATATGCTTATACATACATAATTATATGAAAAGCTCTTTCAAAAAAATAACCACAGAAAATATAATCAAGAGCGTAGCGAAATTTTACAGGGTTTCTAACGCTGATATACTCTCTAAGAAGAGAACTCAGAAGCTGGTCTTAGCAAGAGAGATTATTGCGTATCTTGCTAAAGAAATTACTTCAGATAGTTTGAAACTTATCGGTGAAAAAATTGGGAATAGAAATCACGCCACTGTTTTGTATTATCTAAACAAATTGCAGCCGTTAATTAATAATGATTCAAATTTAGCCGGGCATATCAATACAATAAAAAGTTCTATTAGTGTATGA
- a CDS encoding MFS transporter — protein sequence MTSHSKVREFFLSIGLLLLSTGFLAAGFGLMNTVLSLKLKLAGGSSMLIGFVAAVNFAGIFVGSLRASAFIKIVGYVNSFSVFAAIMAVTTMLPGVHENIYTLFSCRFIQGFCLAGLYIIIESWILCSMSEVFRGRALAMYMIVSYAGYSLGQAFLSEEIINSIVPFCISSMLVISTIIPLTAFPVKPPVFSQHATIKIKTVYMASPAGFIGCVISGMMISSIYSMFPIYVEEVVHNAEQVAIIVAVALLVGGVLAQYSLGALSDKIDRRKMQVGLSFIFGCLLALFILLEYKSLIDFYVLVGIGAIIGIFSLTTFPISMNLVCDSLEKSEIIRGVECLAIAYAFGSIMGPIYVSYFMKILGSYGFMASYMLLSLLTSIITILLRDHKKLKI from the coding sequence ATGACCAGCCATAGTAAAGTTAGAGAGTTTTTTCTATCAATAGGTTTGTTGCTGTTAAGTACGGGGTTTTTAGCTGCTGGGTTTGGCTTGATGAACACGGTTTTATCGCTGAAGTTAAAGTTGGCTGGAGGTTCATCGATGTTAATAGGTTTTGTGGCAGCTGTTAACTTTGCCGGTATATTTGTAGGTTCTTTGAGAGCCTCAGCTTTTATCAAGATTGTTGGGTACGTCAATTCATTTTCTGTTTTTGCAGCTATCATGGCTGTTACAACTATGTTACCTGGTGTTCATGAGAATATTTACACACTGTTTAGTTGTAGATTCATACAAGGTTTTTGTCTTGCCGGATTGTATATTATCATAGAAAGTTGGATACTATGTTCTATGTCAGAAGTTTTTAGAGGTAGGGCTTTAGCTATGTATATGATTGTTTCTTATGCTGGATATTCTTTGGGGCAAGCATTTCTATCAGAAGAAATAATCAATTCAATTGTTCCATTCTGTATATCATCCATGTTGGTGATTAGCACGATTATTCCATTGACTGCATTCCCGGTGAAGCCTCCGGTTTTTAGTCAGCATGCTACTATCAAGATTAAAACGGTATATATGGCATCCCCAGCAGGGTTTATTGGCTGTGTAATCTCAGGCATGATGATATCATCGATATACTCGATGTTTCCGATTTATGTAGAAGAAGTAGTGCATAATGCTGAGCAAGTTGCGATTATCGTTGCCGTAGCTCTTTTGGTTGGTGGTGTGTTGGCGCAATATTCTTTGGGAGCACTTTCGGATAAAATAGACAGACGAAAAATGCAAGTAGGTCTTAGTTTTATATTCGGTTGCTTACTGGCCTTATTTATATTGCTTGAGTATAAGAGTCTAATAGATTTTTATGTGTTGGTAGGTATTGGAGCAATTATTGGGATTTTTTCCCTAACGACCTTTCCAATAAGTATGAACCTTGTATGTGACAGCTTAGAGAAATCCGAGATTATCAGAGGTGTGGAATGTTTAGCAATCGCTTATGCATTCGGTTCCATTATGGGGCCGATATATGTGTCATATTTTATGAAAATTTTAGGATCATACGGGTTCATGGCATCATATATGCTACTATCATTGCTTACCTCTATCATTACAATATTGCTACGTGATCATAAGAAGTTGAAAATATAA
- the lspA gene encoding signal peptidase II, with protein MRTHLKNYTIVGLTCFIACFIDQYSKQSVLQMIVSNGALEVTSFLNFIIVWNKGVSFGLFSGYNWSPNIFIIIAIVIIVFVLWLLKAYNPVIQGLIIGGALGNMIDRALFGAVFDFIDIHAFGWHYPTFNIADSFIVCSAIAIILQEVLPLLHVKKRNKI; from the coding sequence ATGCGCACACATTTAAAAAATTACACGATCGTTGGACTGACTTGTTTTATTGCTTGTTTCATTGATCAATATTCAAAGCAGTCTGTGCTCCAGATGATTGTCAGCAATGGGGCTTTGGAAGTAACAAGTTTTCTGAATTTCATCATTGTATGGAACAAAGGTGTGAGCTTTGGACTTTTTAGTGGCTATAATTGGAGCCCAAATATTTTTATAATTATAGCGATTGTTATCATTGTCTTTGTATTATGGTTGCTAAAGGCATATAATCCTGTAATTCAGGGATTAATCATTGGGGGAGCACTTGGTAACATGATTGATAGGGCGTTGTTTGGAGCAGTTTTTGACTTCATAGACATACATGCTTTTGGTTGGCATTATCCAACATTTAATATTGCTGATAGCTTTATCGTCTGCAGTGCAATTGCAATTATACTACAGGAAGTGTTACCATTGTTGCACGTCAAAAAACGCAATAAAATTTGA
- a CDS encoding AAA family ATPase, with protein MINFGYKHDEIMDLIKKNLANNTLLHALLIYGESGSGKTFLSNQLASIILNNENAKNHGSHHIDLKSSEDIFILGGIANTSSSIITVEEVRSIKRWLSFTALRAKRKVILINDIDMMNIAASNAFLKILEEPTGETTILLNTSRMSSLPLTLISRCIKLKLRKKTQEEFCAILLSLFPEKSNLQLKTLYFTCDGDLNLAINLIDNNHDSFASHEEIFNHMAQFDLDTNYGLRAFINLLHKFYAETLELKIKNHQPILNSFFINTNKIQRILSNIQHLNKTHAKELIVNILKECAHI; from the coding sequence GTGATTAATTTTGGATATAAACATGACGAAATAATGGACTTGATAAAAAAAAACTTAGCCAATAACACTCTTCTGCATGCACTCTTGATATATGGAGAAAGTGGTTCTGGTAAGACTTTTTTATCAAATCAGTTGGCCAGTATAATACTGAATAACGAAAACGCTAAAAATCACGGCTCTCATCACATAGACTTAAAATCTTCCGAAGATATCTTTATCCTGGGTGGCATTGCAAACACATCTTCCAGTATTATAACCGTTGAAGAAGTCAGAAGTATCAAGCGTTGGCTAAGTTTCACAGCGCTTAGGGCAAAACGAAAAGTGATATTAATTAACGACATTGATATGATGAATATCGCTGCGAGCAATGCTTTTTTAAAAATTTTGGAAGAACCGACTGGGGAAACGACGATACTATTGAACACCTCGAGAATGTCTAGTCTGCCACTTACATTGATATCTAGGTGTATAAAACTCAAATTACGCAAAAAGACACAGGAAGAATTTTGCGCAATATTGCTTAGCTTATTTCCTGAGAAATCTAATCTACAACTCAAAACATTATACTTCACCTGTGATGGCGATCTTAACCTGGCCATTAATTTAATAGATAACAATCACGACAGCTTCGCTAGTCATGAGGAAATTTTCAACCATATGGCACAATTTGATTTAGATACAAATTATGGGCTTAGAGCATTCATTAACTTGTTGCACAAGTTCTATGCAGAGACATTGGAACTCAAAATAAAAAATCATCAGCCGATTTTGAATTCATTCTTCATTAACACGAATAAAATTCAACGCATTTTATCTAACATTCAGCATTTAAATAAGACTCACGCAAAAGAATTAATCGTCAATATTTTAAAAGAATGCGCACACATTTAA
- a CDS encoding acyl-CoA desaturase has translation METKTKFTINYPALFVTVIYPIIIALIAIFYTNKYGIGKFEIISIIATYYVINISVGVGLHRLWSHGAFKTKPWVEVIFAFLTAGTLQGPILAWASDHMLHHKYTDEEKDPHTALKYKNKIIGFLWSHMGWMILSDTAHKKIDRLALVKLGKNKIVLWQFKHYWKIAVFMNTIVPLALGYLIGGNIQYAISAFIFMGVGRAIQQQATFCVNSVVHINMGTKKYYYGTARDIWWLFFMLLGENWHNFHHAFASDYRNGHKWYQFDVHKWIIALMEKVGLATDLVVTSDVRIKSMMEEVEKKTRANFQSKLDLIEKAAQYIHSVALGKLKAAEGSAIKLASDLSDNLNTLVLRAKTTLRYVQDMKSRASGIEEELMSNLFNKYEKLKKAALKLEIPVGNF, from the coding sequence ATGGAAACAAAAACAAAATTTACAATAAATTATCCTGCTTTATTCGTCACTGTTATCTACCCCATCATTATAGCGTTGATCGCAATCTTTTATACCAACAAGTACGGAATTGGGAAATTTGAAATTATATCAATAATTGCAACATACTATGTGATAAACATTTCCGTAGGCGTAGGACTGCACAGATTGTGGTCACACGGAGCTTTTAAAACAAAGCCTTGGGTGGAAGTTATTTTTGCATTTCTAACAGCTGGTACGTTGCAGGGACCAATTTTGGCTTGGGCCTCTGATCACATGTTGCATCATAAATATACCGATGAAGAAAAAGACCCACATACCGCGCTGAAATATAAGAATAAGATTATAGGTTTTTTGTGGTCTCACATGGGATGGATGATTCTTTCCGATACAGCTCATAAAAAAATAGACAGGCTCGCTCTGGTTAAGTTGGGCAAAAATAAAATTGTATTATGGCAATTTAAGCATTACTGGAAAATAGCAGTGTTTATGAACACAATTGTACCACTGGCCTTAGGTTATTTAATTGGTGGGAACATCCAATATGCAATTAGTGCATTTATATTTATGGGAGTGGGTAGAGCCATACAGCAACAGGCTACTTTTTGCGTAAACTCTGTTGTACACATCAACATGGGGACGAAAAAGTATTATTATGGCACAGCGAGAGATATCTGGTGGTTGTTTTTTATGTTATTAGGAGAAAATTGGCATAATTTCCACCATGCATTTGCTAGTGATTATAGAAATGGGCATAAGTGGTATCAATTCGATGTTCATAAGTGGATAATAGCGTTGATGGAAAAAGTTGGCCTTGCAACAGATTTGGTTGTTACTTCTGATGTTAGAATTAAGTCTATGATGGAAGAAGTAGAGAAAAAAACTCGTGCTAATTTCCAAAGCAAATTGGATTTAATAGAAAAAGCAGCCCAGTACATCCATTCGGTTGCTTTGGGAAAACTTAAGGCAGCCGAAGGATCGGCTATTAAGTTAGCTTCAGATTTGAGTGATAACCTAAATACTTTGGTACTGAGAGCGAAAACCACATTGAGGTATGTTCAAGATATGAAGTCAAGAGCAAGTGGTATTGAAGAAGAGTTAATGTCAAATTTATTTAACAAGTATGAGAAGCTAAAAAAAGCTGCATTAAAATTGGAAATACCTGTTGGCAATTTTTAG